A segment of the Anaerolineae bacterium genome:
ACGCCCGCACCTGGGACGTGCTGCGCAACTTTTTTGACCTGGTCATTCCACCGGTTGAAGGCCGGCAGGTGGTGGTTTGGCGCGTGCAGAATGAAGGGGGAGGTTTGATGGCCGAAGAAATGGTTGACCTGCGCCAGCCCAACTACAAATGGACCGCGCCGGAAGCAGGTGGGACCTACACCATCAGCGCCGCCATTGCGCCCGGCCCGGAGATACCCCCGACCATCCCCCGCGGCCAGGTGAACGTGCTGGTTGCCCCCTGAAAAAAACGCGCGGCATGTCATGAGCCGGTCAGTTGGCACAAGGTGGCCTATTGAACTAAGAACGCAGGGTGGCTGCCAATCGCAACGGGTGAAGCAGTAAATCCAGCGCGGCGCAAATATCGGCGGCCACTACCTGGGCCGCCATTAGCGCCTGCCCGGCGGCGCCCTCTTCTTGCAAAACGGCAATGCCCAATGCAGCCTCGGCTAACATCAAACGGTCGTTTCGCCCGTTGCCGACGCACACAGTTACCTCCGGCCCCAATTTTTCTATGTATTTAAGCTTGCCCACATCCTGGCTGTCGGGAGGGAGGATGAAACATTCAGTCGCAACACCGGCCAGGGCGGCCTGGACATTGCCAAAGGTATCTGCCGTGATCACGTGGATTTCCAGTTGCGTTGACAGGGTATTTAAACGTTCTTTGACCCCCGGCAGCAGTTGCCCATCTCGGGCCAGGGTGCCATTGTAATCCAAAACCAGGTGAGCCAGTTGTAATTTTTTGTAGCCGGGGATAGTGATTTCCAGCATTTTTCACCAATTTTTCCCGGAGCAACCGTCAAGAAGATGGCGACTCAGAGTCTAAACTAAGGCCATAGCCCAGGCCGGGGATGGTTTCAATACGGGGAATCTGCCGGCCAGACTCGTCTGGAATTGGACCGGGATGTTTTGGCGGCGAGTCAGGGGTAGCCTGGGTGATTTTTCCGCGCAGGCGATGCACCAGTTGGCGCAGCATATCCCGGTCGCCGCCTTCGGCGCCCCAAACGTGTTCAATGATGGCTTCAATGGTGAGCACGTGGCCCACGTTGAGCATGAGATAATCCAAGAGTTGACTTTCCAGGGGGGTCAGGGAAATGGTCTCCCCGTCTGGCCCCAGACGAATTTCCCGGCGGCTGGGATCAAGCGTTAACCGGCCCACTTGCCGGATGGCCGGGGCGATTTTTCTACCGGCGCGCCGGAGCACGGCCTGCGCCCTGGCCACAAGCTGGCGAGGACTAAAGGGTTTGGTGATGTAATCGTCGGCGCCCAGTTCCAGGCCACGCACAATGTCGTCCTCTTCGTCGCGCACGGTGAGCAGCAAAATGGGGGTGTCGGCTTCCTGGCGGATACGCTGGCAAATGGTAAATCCATCGAGTTTAGGCAGGTTGACGTCCAGGATAATCAAATCGGGCTGTTCTTCAACCCAACGTTGTAAGGCGGCTTCACCATCGTAAGCCCGCGTTACGGTAAAGCCCTCGCGTCTCAGGGTAAAAGCCACCACATCGGCCAGCACGCGGTCGTCATCCACTACTAATGCTTTCATCATTCCCCCTCCACGTTTAAAGTGAACCAAAAAACCATGCCGCCGCCGGGCCGGTCTTCAACGCCTACTTGACCGCCCTGGGCCTCGACAATGGCCTTGACCACCGACAAGCCCAACCCGGCCCCATACTGGCTTTGGTCGCGCTCAGAGCCAAGATGCACAAAGCGGCGAAATAAATCCTGGCGGTGCTGGGGTAAAACACCCTGCCCCTGGTCGGCCACCGCCACCCGCACCCAGCCCTGATTCACCAA
Coding sequences within it:
- a CDS encoding response regulator transcription factor, whose product is MMKALVVDDDRVLADVVAFTLRREGFTVTRAYDGEAALQRWVEEQPDLIILDVNLPKLDGFTICQRIRQEADTPILLLTVRDEEDDIVRGLELGADDYITKPFSPRQLVARAQAVLRRAGRKIAPAIRQVGRLTLDPSRREIRLGPDGETISLTPLESQLLDYLMLNVGHVLTIEAIIEHVWGAEGGDRDMLRQLVHRLRGKITQATPDSPPKHPGPIPDESGRQIPRIETIPGLGYGLSLDSESPSS
- a CDS encoding ATPase P, with product MLEITIPGYKKLQLAHLVLDYNGTLARDGQLLPGVKERLNTLSTQLEIHVITADTFGNVQAALAGVATECFILPPDSQDVGKLKYIEKLGPEVTVCVGNGRNDRLMLAEAALGIAVLQEEGAAGQALMAAQVVAADICAALDLLLHPLRLAATLRS